The Fragaria vesca subsp. vesca linkage group LG2, FraVesHawaii_1.0, whole genome shotgun sequence genome includes a window with the following:
- the LOC101313183 gene encoding uncharacterized protein LOC101313183, translating to MGISSSSSTSVTTTKLVLPDGQLQEFSNPIRASYVLQKISSPGFVCDADDMDFGGFITAVNGDEELQLGQLYFVLPLSWLNKPLRAEEMAALAVRASLALGNMRRSNRCCCKGGDDQVVFSIIKKDVIKPKMEAGGGSFGVHRETVRKRRGRSGRHGGGGSYSSVAKLSVILEDEDI from the coding sequence ATGGGCATTAGCAGTTCTTCATCAACCTCTGTGACCACAACCAAGCTGGTTCTCCCAGATGGGCAGCTCCAAGAATTCTCAAACCCAATTAGGGCATCCTACGTACTGCAGAAGATCAGTTCCCCGGGATTTGTATGCGATGCCGACGACATGGATTTCGGAGGCTTTATTACGGCTGTTAACGGCGACGAAGAGCTTCAGCTGGGTCAGCTTTACTTTGTGTTGCCTTTGAGTTGGTTGAATAAGCCGCTTCGGGCGGAGGAGATGGCGGCTTTGGCTGTTAGGGCAAGTTTGGCGCTTGGCAATATGAGACGGAGTAATAGGTGTTGTTGTAAAGGAGGGGATGATCAAGTTGTATTTAGTATTATTAAGAAGGATGTGATCAAGCCTAAGATGGAGGCGGGCGGCGGCAGTTTTGGTGTTCATCGAGAAACAGTGAGGAAAAGAAGAGGGAGGAGCGGACGCCACGGTGGTGGTGGAAGTTATAGTTCTGTGGCAAAGTTGAGTGTGATTTTGGAAGACGAGGATATATAG
- the LOC101313479 gene encoding uncharacterized protein LOC101313479 — MELEDEGVKLKLIEKDRRWIYRSRCKKYKLEVAYAREIIEESSTELLGSEMTSVPKIRNMVETSHSRGKVRRYSEMIGLALKIVISALLGDPTSLIIAVIASFMRPS; from the coding sequence ATGGAGCTTGAGGATGAGGGCGTCAAGCTGAAGCTGATCGAGAAAGACCGAAGGTGGATTTATAGGTCGAGATGCAAGAAGTATAAGTTGGAAGTCGCATATGCAAGGGAAATAATCGAGGAGAGCTCGACTGAGCTTTTGGGGTCAGAGATGACAAGCGTTCCGAAGATTAGAAATATGGTTGAGACCAGTCACAGCAGAGGTAAAGTGAGGAGGTATAGTGAGATGATAGGGTTGGCTCTAAAGATTGTGATATCAGCGTTGCTGGGTGATCCGACGAGTTTGATAATTGCTGTTATTGCTTCTTTCATGCGACCATCTTGA
- the LOC101309404 gene encoding uncharacterized protein LOC101309404: MKYNEISHFSHPQHKLKFEYTEIPFKCDGCKEVGIGSRYKCATCDFDLHMHCAIPTPSIFHPFYTKCSFQFLSRAPGDSPRYCNACEKDITGFVYHCRSCGFDLHPCCAKLPMVLDDGEVNLYLYRKVSSSCHKCGRKGRSWSYRSKCKKYNLHVACVKEMLVETWHEFLRTHGKSSSSASRKLEMTRIPSLRNMLQSHHHKSRGKVKKCCEMAGLAVQFVISAVLGDPTTLIAGVIGSLMSRG; this comes from the coding sequence ATGAAATACAATGAGATATCCCACTTCAGCCACCCCCAACATAAGCTCAAGTTTGAGTACACAGAAATCCCTTTCAAGTGCGATGGCTGCAAGGAAGTAGGCATAGGATCGCGTTACAAGTGCGCGACATGCGACTTCGATCTCCACATGCACTGCGCCATACCCACTCCTTCCATCTTCCACCCTTTCTACACCAAGTGCTCCTTCCAGTTCCTCTCCCGAGCCCCCGGGGACTCCCCACGCTATTGCAATGCGTGCGAGAAGGACATAACTGGATTCGTGTACCATTGCAGGTCCTGCGGGTTTGATCTCCACCCTTGCTGCGCCAAGCTCCCCATGGTGCTGGACGACGGGGAGGTCAACCTCTATCTGTATAGGAAAGTGAGCAGCTCCTGCCATAAGTGCGGGCGCAAAGGGAGGAGCTGGAGTTATAGATCGAAATGCAAGAAGTACAATTTGCATGTGGCGTGTGTGAAGGAAATGCTTGTGGAAACTTGGCATGAGTTTTTGCGTACGCATGGGAAGAGTAGTAGTAGTGCTAGTAGGAAACTGGAGATGACTAGAATTCCTAGTCTCAGGAACATGCTTCAGAGCCATCACCATAAGAGCAGAGGTAAAGTGAAGAAGTGTTGTGAGATGGCTGGGTTGGCCGTGCAGTTTGTGATATCGGCGGTGTTGGGTGATCCGACAACGTTGATTGCTGGGGTTATTGGGTCACTTATGTCACGAGGGTGA